From the genome of Ktedonobacterales bacterium:
CACCGCCTCATAGCGCGGCTGCTCGCGGCCCTCTTCATCCAGCAGCGTCTGAAAGTGATAGGGCGCGCCTTCCGGGTCTTTGCCATCATGGGCAATATACATGGCATAGCCGCGCGTGCCATGCGCCGCGCAGCCCAGCACCGCCTGCACCGTCGCCTCATGAGCAATCCGCGCCCGCATATCCCACCAGCCCGTCCCCAACTCCAGACAAGCAGACGGTCGCTCAGGCGTGGCATAGGCGCTAAAAAGCGCCGGGCCACGCGACGAGAGAAAAGGGAAATCAGCGGTTGCCATGGAGTTGGTACTTTTGGTGTAGAGATCAAAGCCGTAGACATCAGCGACCTTCGACTTACTGCCTGGATGAGACGGGCTGCGATAGGTTGTCGGCTCATTGATCACCAACGGCACTGGCACGCCAAGCTCCCCGGCAATCTTGCGCAGATACTTCAGATAGCTGACCAGCCAGTCTTCAAGAAAACGCTGCCAATCGATAGCCTCGCCGCGCCCCCATTTGCCGCGCGGGGGGAGAATCTGCCCAAAGGCGCGAAAGTTCGTACCCCAGGCAGCATTCAGGTCTTCAATCTCGCCGTAGGTATCGTGCAGAAAGATGCGATAGCGCCCCACTGTATCGGGGTTAAAATCAAACTTGCCCAGCGAGGCTCCATACATCAGGCCGGTTTCGTTATCAAGCTGGAAGCTGATGACGGGAGCGTCGAAATAGGCTCGCAGCGCCTCCACCACCGCCGCGTACCAGTGTTCCACTTTTGCCAGATAGGTTGCTTGCATCACCGCAAAGTTGAAGTAATGATCCCCGCGAATCAGCCGCCCATCGGGGCCGCGCATCACCGTATCAGGATACTTTTCACCTAACCAGCGTGGATGACCAAAGCCGCGATACTCAGCATAAATATACGGCCCAGGCCGCGCCATCAGCGGCAGCCCACTTTCGCGGCACGCCTCCAGAAAAGCCACAAGGTTCCGCTGCGGATGTGTTTGACCGTGAAAATCGAGCGCGCCTTCTTCCGGCTCGTGCCAGACCCAGGGAATATAGCTGGAGACAGCGTTAAAGCCTGCCGCCTTCAGCTTCTCCAACCCTGGCCGCCAGAGATCAGACCGAATACGAAAATACTGAAACTCGCCTGCTCGCCAAAACCAGGGCTGCCCATCCAGCAAGAAGACGCCGCCCTGCGCGCTTAACCGAGCCATACTGATTCCGCCATTCAACTAAGATGATCGAGATGAGAGCAAAAAGAAGAACCAGGAACGCTTCATCGTCCTTTACCCGAAGTATCAGCGCCGTCTATAGGCGCCTGATACACCTCTGGTTTGAGAACTCCAATGTAGGGC
Proteins encoded in this window:
- a CDS encoding alpha-amylase family protein, with protein sequence MARLSAQGGVFLLDGQPWFWRAGEFQYFRIRSDLWRPGLEKLKAAGFNAVSSYIPWVWHEPEEGALDFHGQTHPQRNLVAFLEACRESGLPLMARPGPYIYAEYRGFGHPRWLGEKYPDTVMRGPDGRLIRGDHYFNFAVMQATYLAKVEHWYAAVVEALRAYFDAPVISFQLDNETGLMYGASLGKFDFNPDTVGRYRIFLHDTYGEIEDLNAAWGTNFRAFGQILPPRGKWGRGEAIDWQRFLEDWLVSYLKYLRKIAGELGVPVPLVINEPTTYRSPSHPGSKSKVADVYGFDLYTKSTNSMATADFPFLSSRGPALFSAYATPERPSACLELGTGWWDMRARIAHEATVQAVLGCAAHGTRGYAMYIAHDGKDPEGAPYHFQTLLDEEGREQPRYEAVRGVQQFLAQHEQMILQSTESSDAIAYLHYQPYSRLTKDEYLPRWGVQRPLPFFATLGSFGFYDLLLSAGYQPRFFDLEQAPDEQLATCRVAILPTKGYLDEESLAKLRRYVEQGGQLITLPGPIYRDAYGRWLADAGVLYPYTVQSAQWLGAGKMLLGLLNGWGIRYRLLNRRRLARVMPTAMHLSDLAEPLLVGQAIKLPGARLTSAGGAAVRGDYRLIRFFGLAQQGGMYLIDSANGILEGRVIGVPPDQVVLRSGSRVAGYRVEVGRGTSTVLGTIPGGAYATSVYYRLTPEERAGLRRFVVELMDAAGVQRQAGSDLEIETVRRRLPDGSWLLFLLNRLGEQRGELKLTLEGLTDVRVETLYSYKHSRAECSGAGKLNLLLAADDVLALHMMPA